One window of Acomys russatus chromosome 28, mAcoRus1.1, whole genome shotgun sequence genomic DNA carries:
- the Gpr182 gene encoding G-protein coupled receptor 182 translates to MSAKPSPRPGPTLAPSNDFEDIHNWTELLQLFNHTFSDCHMELNENTKQVVLFILYLAIFVVGLVENMLVICVNWRRSGRAGMLNLYVLNMAIADLGVILSLPVWMLEVMLEYTWLWGSFSCRFTHYFYLANMYSSIFFLTCLSIDRYVTLTSASPSWQRHQHRIRRAVCAGVWVFSAVVPLPEVVHIQLIDGSEPMCLFLAPFETYSTWALAVSLSATILGFLLPFPLIAVFNILSACRLRRQGQPESRRHCLLMWAYIAVFVVCWLPYHVTMLLLTLHTTHIFLHCQLVNLLYFFYEIIDCFALLHCIANPILYNFLSPSFRGRLLSIVIRYLPKERARAAGGQASSSSSTQHSIIITKEDNLAAAADPRPRSIRSTQAPSPDTSPTLCNSPAS, encoded by the coding sequence ATGTCAGCCAAACCCAGCCCCAGGCCTGGCCCCACTTTGGCACCCAGCAATGACTTCGAGGACATCCACAACTGGACAGAACTGCTCCAACTCTTCAACCACACcttctctgactgccacatggaACTCAATGAGAATACCAAACAAGTGGTCCTCTTCATCCTCTACCTGGCCATCTTTGTGGTAGGGCTAGTGGAGAACATGCTGGTGATTTGTGTCAACTGGCGCCGCTCGGGCCGGGCAGGGATGCTGAACCTGTACGTCCTCAACATGGCCATTGCCGACTTGGGcgtcatcctgtctctgcctgtgtggatgctggaagTCATGCTCGAGTACACCTGGCTCTGGGGCAGCTTCTCCTGCCGCTTCACTCATTACTTCTACCTTGCCAACATGTACAGCAGCATCTTCTTCCTCACATGCCTCAGCATTGACCGCTATGTCACCCTCACCAGTGCCTCTCCCTCGTGGCAGCGCCACCAGCACCGAATACGGAGGGCCGTGTGCGCAGGCGTCTGGGTCTTCTCGGCCGTTGTCCCACTGCCTGAGGTGGTGCATATTCAGCTAATAGACGGCTCTGAGCCCATGTGCCTCTTCCTAGCACCTTTTGAAACGTACAGCACCTGGGCCCTGGCAGTGTCCCTATCTGCCACCATCCTGGGCTTCCTACTGCCCTTTCCTCTTATCGCGGTTTTCAACATCCTATCAGCCTGCCGGCTTCGTAGGCAAGGACAGCCGGAGAGCAGGCGCCACTGCCTGTTGATGTGGGCTTACATAGCGGTCTTTGTTGTCTGCTGGTTGCCCTACCATGTGACTATGCTGCTGCTCACTCTGCACACGACCCACATCTTCCTCCACTGCCAGCTGGTAAACCTTCTGTACTTCTTCTACGAAATCATTGACTGCTTCGCCTTGCTGCACTGCATCGCCAACCCCATCCTTTACAACTTTCTCAGCCCAAGCTTCCGGGGCCGGCTGCTGAGCATCGTGATCCGTTACCTTCCCAAGGAGCGAGCCAGGGCAGCAGGAGGacaagcctcctcctcctcctccacccagcaCTCCATCATCATTACTAAAGAGGACAACCTGGCTGCTGCAGCAGATCCCCGTCCTCGCTCCATCAGGAGCACTCAGGCACCCTCTCCCGACACCTCACCTACACTCTGCAATTCCCCAGCCAGCTAA